In Anaeromusa acidaminophila DSM 3853, a single window of DNA contains:
- a CDS encoding efflux RND transporter periplasmic adaptor subunit, translating into MTRKKKILTVTVLVVVVLSAIIGFRIYSNISANKERAARMAQGKIPNVTTAVVGRQNLQPVLIFSGSLEPVWNADVSAKVDGRLDRVLVEEGDQVAAGTLLAQMDTAELEAQVIQAEGNLLSKKADLEQAQLDLQRMESLSEQGAVSVASLDTARTKRDLAIGQVRSYEGSLALAKAKLDYTQVRSPKAGVITKRFLQSGGYTKLGTAIVTVADLTSLLAKVTVGEAQVSDVAVGKKVSVRIEALGNQIFEGVIVRVSPSAATASRAFMAEIEISNPTGILKPGMFAKAEVTGAAHHNALVVPESALVMREDQKTVYVVNAERRVQQRLLKTGYIGGGWAEILEGLQEGEQIVTSGQNKLRDGAKIDAGDSEAEAAK; encoded by the coding sequence GTGACACGGAAGAAAAAAATACTCACAGTTACGGTTCTTGTTGTAGTTGTACTGTCTGCGATTATTGGCTTTCGCATCTACAGCAATATTTCAGCGAATAAAGAGCGGGCGGCCCGTATGGCGCAGGGAAAGATACCCAATGTTACGACCGCAGTAGTTGGACGTCAGAATTTGCAGCCGGTACTGATTTTTTCAGGTAGTCTGGAGCCTGTTTGGAATGCTGATGTATCCGCAAAGGTGGATGGCCGCCTTGATCGCGTGCTTGTAGAAGAAGGCGACCAGGTAGCTGCGGGAACGTTGCTGGCGCAAATGGATACGGCGGAACTGGAAGCGCAGGTTATTCAGGCGGAGGGAAACTTGTTGTCGAAAAAAGCCGATTTAGAACAGGCGCAGTTAGATTTGCAGCGCATGGAATCTTTATCTGAACAAGGCGCTGTTTCGGTCGCCTCTTTGGATACGGCTAGGACGAAGAGAGATCTTGCTATCGGCCAGGTACGTTCGTATGAGGGCAGTTTGGCTTTGGCCAAAGCTAAACTGGATTATACCCAGGTGCGGTCTCCGAAAGCGGGTGTAATTACCAAGCGCTTTTTGCAGTCTGGGGGCTACACTAAATTGGGAACCGCTATTGTAACGGTGGCTGATTTAACCTCGTTGCTGGCGAAAGTAACGGTCGGTGAAGCGCAGGTGAGCGATGTAGCTGTGGGTAAGAAAGTGTCTGTGCGCATAGAAGCCTTGGGGAATCAAATTTTCGAGGGCGTTATTGTGCGTGTGTCTCCGTCTGCGGCGACGGCTTCTCGCGCCTTTATGGCGGAAATTGAAATTTCCAATCCGACAGGGATATTGAAACCGGGCATGTTTGCTAAAGCGGAAGTGACTGGTGCGGCGCACCACAATGCCTTGGTAGTGCCTGAAAGCGCCTTAGTAATGAGGGAAGACCAAAAAACTGTCTACGTGGTCAATGCCGAAAGAAGGGTGCAGCAACGTTTGCTGAAAACCGGTTATATCGGCGGCGGTTGGGCTGAGATTTTGGAAGGATTGCAAGAAGGAGAGCAAATTGTAACTTCCGGTCAAAACAAACTGCGTGACGGAGCAAAAATTGACGCAGGCGACAGTGAAGCGGAGGCCGCAAAATGA
- a CDS encoding efflux RND transporter permease subunit, protein MIETFIRRPVFTTMLVLLLVVFGLSSYSGIGLDLYPDVEFPIVNVTVTYTGASPEEMETLVTKPIEDAVSSVSGIKTLSSISKTGTSQITLEFEFGTDPKMAANEVREKVAGVRKKLPDQIDEPVVQRFDISAQSIIYFSLASDERPRQEIRKLAVDIVKDELQRLDGVGDVNVFGSTLREIQLRIDPAKMEAYNITYQQLEDAVNAQNIDTPGGQVSAKSLELTVRTLGKYTSVEELRNLVLANRDGRLIRVGDVVEVVDSYAEERGFAHTNGKPSVMVAVQKQSGSNTVDVAERAKKAMKSMQERVLPKDINVTIVRDSSTYIRDNVEDVMVSLLFGGFLAVVITFLFLQNVRATLISAIAIPTSIIATFFLMKVMNFTLNNMSLMGLSLAVGILIDDAIVVIENIFRHMEEGKPPLQAAKEGTQEISLAVLATTLSILAVFVPVGSMGEVVGQFFKQFGLTVAFAVTFSLFVAFTLTPMLSAYWLKGHGGRESLPFIQKVLDVWEQSFLWLRDIYREVLRWALRRPKKLVAIAFLSLFINGLLLPFVGVEFQPSYDSGEFSINFSAPAGTSQDQMIELAQPLEKMVLELPELKSAFVVTAARRDPIYKGTIGVRLTPGSERNRTMDDIMNELRVKTRKIKGLKVAVVTNQGIGRGDSRPVQLGLRGPELEVLNQKAQELADMIRQLPGTADVDISSEQYEPQIHVKLDPAKAGSVGITAATAGDIIQTAFLGVVTKNQYNVGGNDYDIRLRLQEKRRVSYDDVANLRVSTAANGSFVRLADIATVKVSAGPTQIDRESRQRQVIVYANAVGVSAGEILNQVKALIPDLNLPLGYSYKFVGQADSMNSAFGQISKAILLAVILIYMVLAAEFESFVHPMTIMLSLPFSLVGAILSLMMTGKTINMISLIGAIMLMGLVTKNAILLIDYTNQLRREGWEIREALVEAGSVRLRPILMTTMAMIFGMLPVAMGIGAGAEMRSSMGVVLVGGLITSTVLTLVVVPLVYMLLEGLRSKKNQM, encoded by the coding sequence ATGATCGAAACATTTATCAGGCGGCCGGTTTTTACCACTATGTTGGTGTTGTTGCTGGTGGTATTTGGCCTGAGTTCCTATTCCGGCATTGGCTTGGATTTGTATCCGGATGTGGAATTTCCTATTGTTAATGTAACGGTGACCTACACGGGCGCTTCACCGGAGGAAATGGAAACACTGGTCACTAAACCGATTGAGGATGCGGTCAGTTCGGTATCCGGCATAAAGACCTTGTCTTCTATTTCTAAAACAGGCACCTCGCAAATTACCTTGGAATTTGAATTTGGCACCGACCCCAAAATGGCGGCCAATGAAGTGCGTGAAAAAGTTGCAGGGGTGCGCAAAAAGCTGCCGGATCAGATTGACGAGCCGGTAGTGCAGCGCTTTGATATCAGTGCGCAATCTATTATTTATTTCAGTTTGGCATCGGATGAACGGCCGCGTCAAGAAATCCGCAAATTGGCTGTAGATATTGTTAAAGATGAGCTGCAGCGGCTGGATGGAGTAGGCGATGTCAATGTATTTGGTTCGACGCTGCGGGAAATTCAACTGCGCATCGATCCGGCCAAAATGGAAGCCTACAATATTACCTATCAGCAATTGGAAGACGCAGTAAATGCGCAAAATATAGATACTCCGGGCGGGCAGGTCAGCGCTAAAAGTTTGGAACTGACGGTGCGTACCTTGGGGAAATATACGTCGGTAGAGGAATTGCGCAACCTGGTGCTGGCTAACCGCGACGGGCGTCTTATACGTGTTGGCGACGTTGTCGAAGTTGTGGACAGCTATGCTGAGGAACGGGGATTTGCTCATACCAACGGTAAACCCAGCGTCATGGTGGCGGTGCAAAAGCAGTCAGGCTCTAATACGGTTGATGTAGCCGAGCGTGCGAAAAAAGCGATGAAGAGCATGCAGGAAAGGGTGCTTCCGAAGGACATTAACGTCACCATTGTGCGAGACAGTTCTACCTACATTAGAGACAATGTGGAAGACGTCATGGTCTCGCTCCTTTTCGGCGGCTTTTTGGCGGTTGTTATTACCTTTTTGTTTTTGCAGAATGTGCGGGCTACGCTTATTTCTGCTATTGCCATTCCAACATCCATTATTGCTACCTTCTTTTTGATGAAGGTGATGAACTTTACCCTTAACAATATGTCTTTGATGGGGTTGAGTTTGGCCGTGGGCATTTTGATAGATGATGCCATTGTGGTTATTGAAAATATCTTCCGCCATATGGAAGAGGGGAAGCCGCCCTTACAGGCGGCTAAAGAAGGAACGCAGGAAATTTCCTTGGCGGTGCTGGCAACGACGCTGTCCATTTTAGCTGTGTTTGTGCCTGTAGGCAGTATGGGCGAAGTGGTTGGACAGTTTTTCAAGCAATTTGGTCTGACTGTTGCTTTTGCGGTTACTTTTTCTCTCTTTGTGGCGTTTACGCTGACGCCGATGCTTTCTGCTTACTGGCTGAAAGGTCATGGAGGCAGAGAGTCGCTGCCTTTTATTCAGAAGGTGTTAGATGTTTGGGAGCAGTCTTTTTTATGGCTGCGCGACATTTATCGGGAAGTGCTGCGCTGGGCGCTGCGGCGTCCCAAAAAATTGGTGGCAATCGCCTTTTTATCTTTGTTTATTAACGGTTTGCTGTTGCCTTTTGTAGGGGTTGAGTTTCAGCCCAGCTATGACTCAGGCGAGTTTTCTATTAATTTTTCCGCTCCCGCCGGTACGTCTCAGGATCAAATGATTGAGCTGGCGCAGCCTTTGGAGAAAATGGTGCTGGAGCTGCCAGAATTGAAATCAGCGTTTGTTGTGACGGCGGCTAGGCGTGATCCCATTTATAAAGGCACAATTGGAGTTCGCTTGACCCCTGGCTCAGAGCGTAATCGCACGATGGACGATATTATGAACGAGCTGCGGGTTAAAACCAGGAAGATCAAGGGACTCAAAGTAGCTGTAGTGACCAATCAGGGGATTGGCCGCGGCGACAGCCGCCCGGTACAGCTGGGGTTGCGCGGTCCCGAGCTGGAGGTGCTGAATCAAAAGGCGCAGGAACTGGCTGATATGATTCGGCAACTGCCGGGAACGGCGGACGTTGATATTTCCAGTGAGCAGTACGAGCCTCAGATCCATGTGAAGCTGGACCCAGCTAAGGCAGGAAGCGTAGGAATTACCGCTGCTACAGCCGGTGATATTATTCAAACCGCTTTTTTGGGGGTTGTGACCAAAAATCAATATAATGTAGGCGGCAATGATTATGACATCCGTTTGCGGTTGCAGGAAAAGCGGCGCGTCAGTTATGACGATGTAGCGAACTTGCGAGTTAGCACAGCCGCTAATGGATCCTTTGTGCGGTTAGCGGATATTGCCACCGTAAAAGTCAGCGCAGGGCCCACCCAGATTGACCGCGAATCAAGGCAACGGCAGGTTATTGTCTATGCGAACGCAGTCGGGGTTTCCGCCGGTGAGATTCTCAATCAGGTTAAGGCGTTGATTCCGGATTTGAATCTGCCTTTAGGTTATAGTTATAAATTTGTTGGTCAGGCTGACAGCATGAATAGCGCGTTTGGACAAATCAGTAAAGCCATTCTCTTAGCGGTTATTTTGATCTACATGGTGCTGGCGGCTGAGTTTGAAAGTTTTGTACATCCCATGACCATCATGTTGTCGCTGCCATTTTCGCTGGTAGGCGCTATTTTGTCCTTAATGATGACAGGCAAAACCATCAATATGATTTCCTTGATTGGCGCAATCATGCTTATGGGCTTGGTGACGAAAAATGCTATTTTGCTCATTGACTATACCAATCAACTGCGCCGGGAAGGCTGGGAGATTCGGGAAGCATTGGTTGAGGCGGGCTCAGTGCGTTTGCGTCCGATTCTGATGACAACCATGGCTATGATTTTTGGCATGCTTCCCGTAGCCATGGGAATAGGGGCCGGGGCGGAGATGCGCTCCTCTATGGGGGTTGTTCTTGTTGGCGGCTTGATTACTTCAACGGTGCTTACGTTAGTAGTAGTCCCATTGGTATATATGCTGTTGGAAGGCCTTCGTTCCAAGAAAAATCAAATGTGA
- a CDS encoding HD-GYP domain-containing protein yields MRIKEIAVESLQSSMVAAKDVLDPNGRVLLAAGRLITPDLRLALQRYGVSKVYVQHQGRENQRLARVEPLISGAARIRLMRKVRRVFRAFAAESSELDMEQLQELSYAVADELARRSHLLLALNDLSYVTNYLYAHSVQVGLISIALGMTMGLSRQEMAILGMGGFLHDLGKLTVPVHILNKEGKFNREEFIQIQGHAAAGYRLLRKEPNLDARVMLIALQHHERYDGSGYPWAITGGNMHRLAAIVAVADVYDALTTDRIYRKRLSVRDAMAIIGSGEGRLFAPEAVQALKKLVVPYGLGEIVNLSDGRRGVVAMLNSTNWALPVVRLADGWLDLLEETQVRIVHTEQGC; encoded by the coding sequence GTGAGAATCAAAGAAATTGCGGTTGAATCCTTGCAGTCTTCCATGGTGGCGGCAAAGGATGTGTTGGATCCCAACGGAAGGGTGCTTTTGGCGGCTGGTCGCCTGATCACGCCGGATTTGCGTTTGGCGTTGCAGCGGTATGGCGTTTCCAAGGTGTATGTGCAGCACCAAGGTCGGGAGAACCAGCGATTGGCTAGAGTGGAGCCGTTGATCTCTGGGGCGGCGCGCATACGGCTAATGCGCAAAGTGCGCAGAGTGTTCCGGGCGTTTGCTGCGGAGAGCTCTGAGCTTGACATGGAACAGTTGCAAGAGTTGTCGTATGCCGTGGCGGATGAACTGGCCAGACGGTCTCACTTGCTTTTGGCCTTGAATGACTTGTCTTATGTGACAAATTATCTGTATGCTCATAGTGTGCAGGTGGGCTTGATTTCCATCGCCCTGGGGATGACGATGGGCCTTTCGCGGCAGGAAATGGCTATTTTGGGCATGGGCGGATTTTTACATGATTTGGGAAAGTTGACGGTTCCCGTTCACATTTTGAACAAAGAAGGAAAGTTCAACCGAGAAGAATTTATTCAAATACAAGGACATGCTGCAGCAGGCTATCGATTGTTGCGTAAGGAACCGAACTTGGATGCTCGTGTGATGCTAATCGCGCTGCAGCATCATGAACGTTATGACGGCAGTGGTTATCCTTGGGCAATTACCGGAGGAAATATGCATCGTTTGGCTGCCATTGTTGCTGTGGCTGATGTTTATGATGCGTTAACTACTGACAGGATTTATCGGAAACGTCTAAGCGTTCGTGATGCTATGGCGATTATTGGCAGTGGTGAAGGCAGGCTCTTTGCTCCAGAGGCGGTGCAGGCCCTGAAGAAGCTGGTTGTTCCCTATGGATTGGGAGAAATTGTGAATTTGAGTGATGGTCGTAGGGGAGTAGTGGCTATGCTCAATAGCACGAACTGGGCGTTGCCTGTAGTTCGCTTGGCGGATGGCTGGTTGGATTTGCTGGAGGAAACGCAGGTGCGCATTGTACATACAGAGCAGGGGTGTTAA
- the larB gene encoding nickel pincer cofactor biosynthesis protein LarB, translating to MDKQQNLEETLQAFRQGDVSLEEMLTVCRQLPYEDLGFAKLDHHRSVRQGFPEVVFCEGKTVAQVRRIMERLAAKNANILGTRANWEMYEAVRELLPQAVYYEEPRLICLERAALPKDEKRRIAVLSAGTSDIPVAEEAALTAEIMGNRVERVFDVGVAGIHRLLAQQQILQDANVLVVVAGMEGALASVVGGLVNKPVVAVPTSVGYGANFGGLSALLCMLNSCAAGVAVVNIDNGFGAGRLASMINHMR from the coding sequence ATGGATAAGCAGCAAAATTTGGAAGAAACATTGCAGGCGTTTCGCCAAGGAGACGTGTCCCTAGAAGAAATGTTGACGGTGTGTCGTCAACTTCCGTATGAAGATTTGGGATTTGCTAAGCTGGATCATCATCGCTCGGTTCGGCAAGGATTTCCAGAAGTTGTTTTTTGCGAAGGGAAAACGGTGGCGCAGGTGCGTCGCATCATGGAGCGCTTGGCCGCTAAAAATGCTAATATTCTCGGAACTAGGGCTAATTGGGAGATGTATGAGGCTGTCAGGGAACTTTTGCCGCAAGCGGTTTATTACGAAGAGCCTCGACTGATTTGCTTGGAACGGGCGGCTCTGCCGAAAGATGAGAAGCGGCGCATTGCAGTTCTCAGCGCCGGTACCAGCGATATTCCCGTAGCGGAAGAAGCCGCTTTGACTGCGGAAATCATGGGGAATCGCGTAGAACGTGTTTTTGATGTCGGCGTGGCTGGAATACATCGACTTTTGGCGCAGCAACAGATATTGCAGGACGCTAATGTGCTGGTAGTCGTAGCCGGGATGGAAGGGGCCTTAGCCAGTGTGGTGGGAGGCTTAGTAAACAAGCCGGTTGTTGCTGTGCCTACAAGCGTAGGATATGGCGCCAATTTTGGCGGCTTATCGGCGTTGTTATGCATGCTGAACAGCTGTGCTGCCGGTGTGGCTGTCGTCAATATTGATAATGGTTTTGGAGCGGGTCGTTTGGCCAGTATGATTAATCACATGCGATGA
- the larC gene encoding nickel pincer cofactor biosynthesis protein LarC, with translation MKVLYLDCFSGISGNMFLGGLVALGLPEAELRSMLASLKVEGFNLEVEAVQKKGIAATHLDVRLHHHEHEHHHHQQEQSAHGHAGGHNHHGHAASEPQHHHHHHEHRHLPEIAALLQAAPLPEVVRERSLAVFHRLAEAEAKVHGTTPDKVHFHEVGAVDAIVDIVGTVYGLHYLGIEKIYASKVYTGSGFVDCAHGRMPVPAPATAELLCGIPQAQGVIERELTTPTGAALLAALSDGFGAQPEDFLCERIAYGAGGWDLPQPNVLRLCLGTLDEKPEREAVVLLEANLDDLSPQITAYSAERLLKSGALDVWTTPVFMKKGRSGVVLSALCLPDKQGDLEEVFFQETSTLGVRATPLKRRIQERAFQEVETPWGKVRMKLGEDNAMPEYEDCKKLAQEQGIPLKKVQMAAWRAFGLLER, from the coding sequence ATGAAAGTTTTATATTTGGATTGTTTTTCCGGGATTAGCGGGAATATGTTTCTAGGAGGCTTGGTGGCATTGGGGCTGCCGGAAGCAGAGCTGCGCAGCATGCTGGCTTCTTTGAAGGTAGAAGGATTTAACCTGGAGGTAGAAGCGGTCCAAAAAAAGGGAATTGCAGCAACTCATTTAGACGTACGGCTTCATCATCATGAGCATGAGCACCATCATCACCAGCAGGAGCAGAGCGCCCATGGACATGCTGGCGGACATAACCATCATGGTCATGCTGCTTCGGAGCCACAACACCATCATCACCATCATGAACATCGCCATTTGCCGGAAATTGCGGCATTGCTGCAAGCTGCGCCTCTGCCGGAGGTAGTGAGAGAACGCAGTTTGGCGGTGTTTCATAGGTTAGCCGAGGCGGAAGCCAAGGTGCATGGGACAACGCCGGACAAGGTGCATTTTCATGAAGTAGGGGCTGTGGATGCCATTGTAGACATTGTAGGTACGGTATATGGCTTACATTATTTGGGGATTGAAAAAATATATGCATCCAAAGTTTATACAGGAAGTGGCTTTGTAGACTGCGCCCATGGCCGTATGCCGGTGCCAGCGCCGGCGACGGCGGAGCTGCTTTGCGGTATTCCTCAGGCGCAAGGAGTTATAGAACGAGAGCTGACAACCCCTACAGGCGCTGCGTTGTTGGCGGCCTTAAGTGATGGCTTTGGCGCACAGCCGGAGGACTTTCTTTGTGAACGTATAGCTTATGGCGCGGGAGGTTGGGATTTGCCGCAGCCCAATGTACTGCGTCTTTGCCTTGGGACGCTGGACGAGAAACCGGAGAGAGAAGCCGTTGTTTTGCTGGAAGCCAATCTTGATGATTTAAGCCCGCAAATTACGGCTTACAGTGCAGAAAGACTGCTGAAAAGCGGCGCTTTAGATGTATGGACGACTCCGGTCTTTATGAAAAAAGGCCGCAGCGGCGTGGTTTTATCGGCTCTATGCTTGCCTGACAAGCAAGGCGACTTGGAAGAGGTTTTCTTTCAAGAAACTTCTACACTAGGAGTACGGGCGACTCCCCTGAAACGGCGCATTCAGGAAAGAGCGTTTCAAGAAGTGGAAACTCCTTGGGGCAAGGTGCGCATGAAATTAGGCGAAGATAATGCCATGCCTGAGTACGAAGACTGCAAAAAATTGGCGCAAGAGCAGGGGATCCCTTTGAAAAAAGTGCAAATGGCGGCTTGGCGGGCTTTTGGTTTGCTGGAACGTTGA
- a CDS encoding HD-GYP domain-containing protein, which translates to MASKNSRYYVLEDLRPGMVVAKEVLSPTDQIILSEGTELTDKLIAGLRFWEIKMVAIRTASDSLSHEKTVQPKGAVQKQFFGEYEAVSEEIAQQFDQIRQTQEVPLPELKAFVQNHLLQMVNAVGVVNHLHMLQQAGGPLFQHAMNVAMICGVIGRWLDLGYKELQELVLAGLLHDIGKVQLPEEYQDMAEPSDPAQAALYRRHTFYGYQLLKKCPGIPENVKFAVFQHHEKMDGSGYPLGLYGPQIHPVARIVSVANLYDRRTAGQDEKSRMSPFAVAEMMLEEMFGTLDPATCLVFLNNVRDYFTGNVVELSDGRVAEVVHPGRFMATRPMVRTMDGLFIDLEKERGLRILNFVQA; encoded by the coding sequence ATGGCTTCGAAAAATAGCCGGTATTATGTGCTGGAAGATTTACGGCCAGGAATGGTTGTCGCCAAAGAGGTGCTGAGTCCGACGGATCAGATTATTTTATCGGAAGGAACGGAACTGACGGATAAATTGATTGCGGGCCTGCGTTTTTGGGAGATAAAGATGGTAGCGATTCGGACAGCCTCTGACTCGCTTTCTCATGAAAAAACAGTTCAGCCTAAGGGTGCAGTGCAGAAACAATTTTTTGGCGAATATGAGGCTGTGTCAGAAGAAATAGCGCAGCAATTTGATCAGATTCGGCAGACACAGGAAGTACCGTTGCCAGAATTAAAGGCGTTTGTGCAAAACCATTTGTTACAGATGGTCAATGCGGTTGGCGTTGTTAACCATCTACATATGTTGCAGCAAGCAGGGGGACCTCTTTTTCAGCATGCTATGAATGTAGCTATGATCTGCGGCGTGATTGGACGCTGGCTTGATTTAGGATACAAGGAGCTGCAGGAATTGGTGTTGGCGGGGTTGTTGCATGATATCGGCAAGGTGCAACTGCCGGAAGAATATCAAGATATGGCGGAACCGAGCGACCCGGCTCAGGCGGCATTATACCGGCGACATACTTTTTATGGCTACCAATTATTAAAGAAATGTCCGGGGATTCCTGAAAACGTGAAGTTTGCTGTTTTTCAACATCATGAGAAAATGGATGGCTCCGGTTATCCTTTAGGTTTATACGGCCCGCAAATTCATCCGGTGGCGCGTATTGTGTCTGTGGCCAATCTTTATGATCGGCGTACGGCTGGACAAGATGAAAAAAGCCGAATGTCGCCGTTTGCGGTGGCGGAAATGATGTTGGAGGAAATGTTTGGAACCTTGGATCCGGCAACTTGTTTGGTTTTTTTGAATAATGTTAGAGACTATTTTACAGGCAATGTCGTAGAACTGAGCGATGGCAGAGTGGCGGAGGTAGTTCATCCCGGACGTTTTATGGCGACAAGGCCTATGGTGAGAACTATGGATGGGCTGTTCATCGATCTGGAGAAGGAACGCGGCTTGCGCATTTTGAATTTCGTACAAGCCTAG
- a CDS encoding lysylphosphatidylglycerol synthase transmembrane domain-containing protein, translating to MRTMYRRVGLLLFLVAAISAFVLYWTVDANTLQSLGQFRPASLLLVVVLSVGGLYFDAARLVRLTAIAGGRTVTLREAYQVVFGNYFLAMLTPGAAGGAFAQVLFLRRAGVPTGKATILVLVRTLLSILVLFLFAPLVFLFDGDVLPGLSQEVMLAGSLALLLSMLAMPVFFRTSLPDALVLILVRRLRRARRRRLVNLYKDVRNAVQLLGAAPGQMALVLLQSAASLFLLYALVPALLWGLGGNGDFLTIMGRMVLLNILLYVAPTPGGAGIAEGGFVLLLQSLAAPGTVGVAALVWRVAAEYIPFGLGAIAVVQTFGRDFMRKIQSA from the coding sequence ATGCGAACTATGTATCGGCGCGTTGGGCTGCTACTGTTTTTGGTAGCAGCCATATCTGCGTTTGTGCTCTATTGGACCGTAGACGCCAATACGCTGCAGTCTTTGGGGCAATTTCGTCCAGCTTCGCTTTTGTTGGTGGTAGTTCTTTCCGTCGGCGGACTTTATTTTGATGCAGCCAGATTGGTACGGCTGACGGCTATTGCTGGCGGCAGAACCGTGACCTTACGCGAAGCCTATCAAGTCGTTTTCGGCAATTATTTTCTGGCTATGCTGACGCCGGGAGCTGCAGGCGGTGCGTTTGCTCAGGTGCTGTTTTTGAGACGCGCCGGGGTGCCGACAGGCAAGGCCACTATTTTGGTTTTAGTAAGGACATTGCTGTCGATTTTAGTACTGTTTTTATTTGCGCCCCTTGTTTTTTTGTTTGACGGTGATGTGTTGCCGGGACTTTCACAAGAAGTGATGTTGGCCGGTTCTCTCGCTTTACTGTTAAGTATGCTGGCGATGCCTGTTTTTTTTCGCACATCCCTGCCAGATGCGTTGGTATTGATTTTGGTCCGACGCTTGCGCCGCGCCAGACGCCGGCGTCTGGTGAATTTGTATAAGGATGTGCGTAATGCTGTGCAGCTATTAGGGGCGGCTCCCGGGCAGATGGCGCTGGTGTTGCTGCAGTCGGCGGCCAGCTTGTTTTTACTATACGCTTTAGTTCCGGCTTTGCTTTGGGGCCTAGGAGGAAACGGCGATTTTTTAACGATTATGGGGCGTATGGTTTTGCTTAATATTTTACTTTACGTGGCGCCCACTCCGGGAGGCGCCGGTATTGCTGAAGGCGGTTTCGTGTTGCTGCTCCAGTCCCTAGCTGCGCCGGGAACGGTAGGAGTGGCGGCTTTGGTTTGGCGTGTGGCGGCTGAATATATACCTTTTGGCTTAGGTGCTATAGCCGTAGTTCAAACATTTGGACGCGATTTTATGAGGAAAATCCAATCTGCTTGA
- a CDS encoding NAD-dependent epimerase/dehydratase family protein, whose amino-acid sequence MKHVLVTGGAGFIGSHLTPQLLAAGWKVTVLDDLSSGNREYVPQEAAFIEQDVRDADSLVQVFATNQFDAVVHFAAQTMVPVSLAKPVYDCELNVVATVELLEQCRIHGVRKVVFASSAAVYGDNQTLPLRETEPTAPMSFYGLSKHTVERYLNLYQQLHGLEYAALRFANVYGERQGDGGEGGVVSIFTRLLRQGSSLQLFGDGNQTRDFVYAGDVAAAVVASLDSQVPYGTYNVSTGKQTSLLNLIETLSRISGEKPQVVRAQPRAGDILHSALDSNRLQQCSDWRPRMLLEEGLRRTYGALTE is encoded by the coding sequence ATGAAACATGTATTGGTAACCGGCGGAGCTGGTTTTATTGGTTCCCATTTAACGCCACAGCTGCTGGCCGCTGGCTGGAAGGTTACGGTGCTGGATGACTTATCTAGCGGCAATCGTGAGTATGTGCCGCAGGAGGCTGCATTTATAGAGCAAGATGTTCGCGATGCAGATTCGTTGGTTCAAGTCTTTGCAACGAATCAATTTGATGCGGTGGTTCATTTTGCCGCGCAGACGATGGTGCCTGTTTCTTTGGCCAAACCTGTGTATGACTGTGAATTAAATGTGGTGGCAACGGTGGAATTATTGGAACAGTGTCGCATACATGGCGTGCGTAAGGTGGTATTTGCTTCGTCTGCAGCAGTATATGGAGATAATCAGACGCTGCCCTTACGCGAAACGGAACCGACGGCGCCCATGTCTTTCTATGGTCTTAGTAAGCATACGGTGGAACGCTATTTGAATTTGTATCAACAGTTGCATGGTTTGGAATATGCGGCGCTGCGTTTTGCGAATGTGTATGGCGAGCGCCAGGGAGACGGCGGCGAAGGCGGTGTAGTTAGCATTTTTACCCGGTTGTTGCGTCAGGGGAGTTCGTTGCAGCTATTCGGCGATGGCAATCAAACGCGGGATTTTGTTTACGCCGGAGATGTGGCGGCGGCAGTAGTGGCTTCGCTAGATTCGCAAGTGCCTTACGGCACATACAATGTAAGCACCGGCAAACAAACGTCACTATTGAATTTGATTGAAACACTGAGTCGTATCTCAGGCGAAAAACCTCAAGTAGTGCGGGCTCAACCTAGAGCGGGGGATATCTTGCATTCGGCGCTGGATTCAAACCGCTTGCAACAATGCTCTGACTGGCGGCCGCGAATGCTGCTGGAGGAAGGTTTGAGACGTACCTACGGAGCTTTGACTGAATAA